A stretch of DNA from Candidatus Edwardsbacteria bacterium:
AAAAGACAAAGCTGATTCTGTTGGTTCTGGTTACGGTCATGGTTTTCAGTCTTCCCCAATACTGTTCTGCCCAGGGGCTATCTTTGGGAATTAAGGGCGGGCTGAACATGGCCAATTTTACCGGGGCGGATGCCGGGACCAACAGCATGAAAACAGGGTTGGTGGGCGGAGCCTATGCCACCATTGATCTGATGTTCGTTAATATCCAGCCCGAGGTGCTTTTTTCACAAAAAGGGGCCACTTATGAGGTTTTAGGCCTTTCCATCGACCAGAACCTTAATTATGTTGAGATTCCGGTGCTTATTAAA
This window harbors:
- a CDS encoding PorT family protein; the protein is KTKLILLVLVTVMVFSLPQYCSAQGLSLGIKGGLNMANFTGADAGTNSMKTGLVGGAYATIDLMFVNIQPEVLFSQKGATYEVLGLSIDQNLNYVEIPVLIKFPLGKIVVPSIYVGPSFGMLMSADIEGIDVKDAVVSSDLGLVFGVDVKTPIKLTVDARYNLGLQTTAKEYEFLGQTYNPDVKNSTISLMVGYGLF